The region CTCAACGGCATGAACACCGGCCTGCACAGCCTCTCGGACCTGGGCGGCGTCATGTTCGTCCGCGTCAGCTAACCCGGAATTCGAGACGCGGAGATAATCATGACCTCGACAATTGAGCGCGCCCGCCACCGGGCGCCGGTGGAACGCACCACTACGCTGAACGCGCTTGCCGGCGCCGTCAGTGCCAACGCCGGAACGGTGGGCCGCCAGGCCGCCGTGATTGCGGCAGCCTCCGGGCTGGTACTGACCACCGGCGTCGCGGCCAATGCGTCCGGGGCAGACACCATGCGTGACGTCCAGACGAGCACCCTGGATCTTTCCTCGGTCAAGATCCTCCAGGTCTCCGAAAACGCGACGGTTTCGTTCGAACGCGACAGCATTGCGGGCACCACTCCGGCACCCGTGGCGGAACCGGCAGCCCCGGCTGCCGAGGCGCCTGCTGCCGTTGCGGCTGCGAAACCGGCAGCCGTTGCTGCCGGCACGCGTGCTCCTGCCAACACGGTGCCTGCTGTCCAGGCCACAACCCTCAGCACACCGGCACCGGCGCAGAGCGCCCCTTCCGGCGTGGCATCCACCATTGCAGCCGCTGCCTACGCGCAGCTGGGCATCGGCCAGGACTGCACCCGGTTGGTTACCAACGCACTGGCCGCGGCCGGAATCAACCACCACGGCTGGCCTGCAAGCTACCTCACCCTTGGACGGACGGTGAGTGCAGCTGAGGCCATCCCCGGTGACCTTATCTACTACGCAGACGGCGGGATGGGCATGGCCCACATCGCCGTGTATGTGGGCGGCGGACAGGCAGTGCACGGCGGTTTCAACGGTGGATCCACCGTTGTAGCTCCGGCCGAGCTTGGCTCCGGCGGCGTCTACATCCGCGTAGGCGGCTAGGCAGCTCCCGGTACAGCATCTTGGCAAGGCCCCTCCTCCGGGAGGGGCCTTGCCTTGTTAAGCCGCAGTCCGGGCGCGGAGGCAGGCGGGGTGCCGTGGGCAGGGAGCGGACCCCTGTACCACCGGCATAAATGGCCAAGAACGCGATCGCGTTCTACTCTTGCATAGACAATCCGATGTGCCGTTGGCGGAGCGGTGTCTTGTACTCACCGGTTCGCGGGCGGCAGGCGAAGAGGTATGTGCATGCGCACTCTCGTTCTGAATGCTGGATA is a window of Arthrobacter sp. zg-Y1171 DNA encoding:
- a CDS encoding NlpC/P60 family protein is translated as MTSTIERARHRAPVERTTTLNALAGAVSANAGTVGRQAAVIAAASGLVLTTGVAANASGADTMRDVQTSTLDLSSVKILQVSENATVSFERDSIAGTTPAPVAEPAAPAAEAPAAVAAAKPAAVAAGTRAPANTVPAVQATTLSTPAPAQSAPSGVASTIAAAAYAQLGIGQDCTRLVTNALAAAGINHHGWPASYLTLGRTVSAAEAIPGDLIYYADGGMGMAHIAVYVGGGQAVHGGFNGGSTVVAPAELGSGGVYIRVGG